The proteins below are encoded in one region of Silene latifolia isolate original U9 population chromosome 2, ASM4854445v1, whole genome shotgun sequence:
- the LOC141643865 gene encoding uncharacterized protein LOC141643865 isoform X1 — protein MKLEVAASESEVIQKDDDFYPSDTIVEQAGNQRAQLKNPISSGRNSMDKEEEDISGDASEEVYISPETTAEKIKACLSETGIKLTAPFISSVDDTQNTHDDIRNDIPSAEKGDMDSTLPEEQRAEIMQTSLQECSSTNMGDNIANDSKVVEVEHENNEINAEVSQMSSMLLKPDIEKTAEYVSDEMDEQKFSEKILHPIEEKSVEQPFYEESCEAGDISAQLKAEDDSLMKMTEIQVENKHIALTADQEGKSPKDLNYEKERDNEGMSPKDAQQISEEIIESSNVSCADEEAEPTSEPQQSYQEILEPSQIIHEGANDSKENANDNSTEREVTKSTEEMLVDSSSTIEECSKPIESETYESKTIRSEDGAYVDQLAEHATIEATEKSSQVGLAAVTGPANIQENDEHQTSQTVVEENETVSEMIKQKQSFPESDLLHLQEKNVISTESISHDNANMTNTALEGDNDERVELKAEETGYSFEEQNVETATREPYSSDQISSADEISVPFSEKGDSAISTDSDNISSLNDHGNMESLDTEAKLDMMQEVENKREIVVETASNDITEEINEESYMLSENQVDNLTNKATDEPGLIVDSRQNIPLPAEDQINKLTDVREKAYESVGEKNAIEEENDSIRSPDKDPEKDSESNNEEIQNDSKPGQSCRNEPDIVKHLEIVNPEIEETKLEQGEQNQENSIHNDAIGPDEDAQSTFTNIGPTSLENHEVKIDEIMEETVSEIEQKNIENVELRSVRDVTSAEENIEDSTNSTAAENNVTYEDGINKGDDQSENQSLNVTCVQTGTEAEDTINKTDDSEKEVDLQYTEETQSTRDATVESFQSAITDEMEDDKNLENTKADPSQEHDEINNKNSNYDEESNEYKEQEPNEANEFHLEEESKTEEAKTQVYEEGSSSNKEGIRNVEVSQSQDECSKVYEDGINVIEVEETTDKQHQEQEESSAYGEHDGVLADQMKAMNAGMDSQNEIELNTSNSDGVHVQEDQTERESCKYDEMDESDSRKDKEIISQEFEQDKLVNAITSQESSPPIEPLEHNLGAAMEDPTVSQPSEIVDDESLSVEASQVVGLEAEQHIQTNEYPEQENDISADTQIIQGDSAEHITNSAIGYEDSTTFAEAGPGSADHLKIVDSKDDEHAENIQESESENQGLASKEVDTAIEANKDDNFDQLPKDLQHNNDAQNFENEGAQKDGQQVLLEAGSDVEEFQEMNANPMELSENTGAESDNIEVQNDGGDDEEGVRDDTAKTVPVTDPKIEGDLSTGIPSQSGKLDQEINADNPVTSRDEDTGESSEAMQIVDIREEVSADCHVSSTDPGTDIQQENENNTASLDCQQDQEDQRGHESFKNSKMDESQPEKDIELINQGFEQESISSEMPCQETSATIEALRQDIGTAIDDHTQNEPSEIANDKVHIVEVSKEADLETEQHNQTNEEPEHENEISAEESMDVENREFIPESAELREVNITKNETINSRTADLGSNTVEDLSGSENTNLEVSEKVINLDEDPKVNTEVMTQDKSVENRELVPESAELAEDNDTENEAISSRAMDLGRSTVEDLSGNEGTNSEISQKVTSLDEDPRVNTDAVPKDMSVENRELVPESAEQAEENNTENEIINRRAEDLGSNTIEDSGNENTNLEISQKEINTEDVHQDMDVEDQELIPESTKQREENNAENEAINSRAADLGSNTVEDLSGNENIYSEISQKVAKLDEDPRVNTEVMPQDVSVENRELIPESVELTEENNTENEAVNSRAEDLGLNTVEDRGNENTNLEISQTEMEISLNENPILNREVVLQVMNVESHEIIPELTELREENNTENEATKSRGEDLRSNTIEDLAGYENTNPEIPQNEINSDEDPTVNTEVVPRDIEVENHKLIPESTELREENNTNNEAINIRAEDDLSGNENTNSEMSQKVTNLNEDPKLSTEVMPQDMSVEDHGFISESTELREENNTENEAANSIAKALGSNTVEDLSGNKNTNSEISQKEINLDENPIVDTEVVLQDMSVENRALVPESAELKEENNTKNEAINSRAEDLGSNTVEDSGNENTNLEISQKEISLNENPTVNTDVVLQDMDVESHELIPESTELREENSTENEAIKCRAVGLGSNTVEDHSGNENTNSETSQKLTNLDEEKNTEVMPQVMDDENLEFIPESTDIRKENNTENEAINGRGEDLGSNTIEDLTGNENTNLEISQREIYSEEDPTVIKEIVPRDMDVENHELIPESTELREENNTENEAINSKAADLGSNTVEDLSGNENTNSEMSQKVTNLDEDPRVDTEVVPRDVDVGDHEIIPESTENTTENEAINSKADDLGSNTIEDSSGNENTNLEISQKEISLNEDPIVETEGVLQDMDVENHKFIPESTELIEENNTENEAIKSKAEESGPNTAGDLGGNENTNSEMSQINLDEDPIVKVKELQTMEKIQDDEEPENTEREITQEGSQHTLAEEHTIDQEKPIDTADTSQLENEEKTCMYDEEIQEVKETHEQCKFNEMNESVTFKNKEIESQGFEDDCTSKRKENEQTPMHSEASGQNVGAETPNQDNEECRIDAFEVINAQEVAEHDEHRNEALLDKINEQEVICPNASSSGNEMDTSAEQTTEPPLEISQTNNADQGPELGVYEQSIEGNEEEDKLDSNKPKFNMEMVVNPIEESQLKDDRENEINGQPTQTQSGNGISTAIEPSQYIQECEPNDAKQDGNVSNVTKSYIDGHSIDESTPDETVQTQGKQPVEPQENILEPSSPSEATSTTQGKEDCSVTLQDLNKEKEEDPIPEKATQRELQVSSGFELYGDLPYKPAVGDVSKTEEYLVPEAQGANDTLDNEKMEPRSCTSSCSHEINSDADQFQHNSQQTARISCADEPSIRSVSENYGHASEEVTENQEETKSPEQLIELNNEQTMEDIIDGSGRQAVKSEMTVEESKSGENYGPHGTSAYDSTEEKQVAAGSIEIVERSSEPVPFKESKRDEDETTEEKEETSADAESHEPEFYKIDNDADRYEKTLSSTECNTKSDECSITISKNSKEISEEPHILVTPTSLEGEAVGENFQQSTSEERTENEVTPMEPKMHASELLHQMNVPKPDNMDDEKGKQQESAKGLECCSTLESQQGNDRTLFTEMEVPENPSSRETDSSHFKAKLKVDEIQSEGIFPNESDVHMDCQEKEKISTAEIIASHICQEIETEEKLNQPSSEHQNQRPETSTLVTDANDDHHLKLEQPSFGEEVLHEESTENSFRSFDNPTKIVCAPEEREIEHPSLEVEPDRDLEQTQDLNEKLRTMDNSVRTDPNELPSEFQGVESSAEVESDKEDSTLERLNVKEVCHLNEKRETDESSQLNFKSQPIFGENLVNSCETSEEIGNDTQLQTVKNELMGEGSPSNFEVYEAVVTDAAREEEMHEVNTTVSSEDRALEQPSLPTTKSCDETKKPLIADEHSANTTFSVSQVSGINNPPPTETNATEEKVSEEQPMKKVSNHDSNTPQTMQIDKEEQLQENYDDLHQSSRLQELCGKDSVNMRIDEPVDTVDVLYNGMNVENFTKEGSVSSMNEVPSLEPVQSLTKSKEEIADEKYNETEEKPMLPSIIDEKKSGEWVVVSQTLQDDAKRAADEPKTEKEKEDTENDHGEEDSELIPMISEASRDIELKTQNKKSLHILSGMGSKMKNSISKVKKAMACASPQFSPDDVIIKLNKSKKS, from the exons ATGAAATTAGAAGTTGCAGCATCAGAATCTGAAGTTATACAA AAAGACGATGATTTTTACCCAAGTGACACCATTGTGGAACAAGCTGGAAACCAACGTGCGCAACTGAAAAACCCAATATCCAGTGGACGGAACAGTA TGGataaagaggaagaagacatatcTGGAGATGCTTCTGAAGAGGTCTATATATCGCCAGAGACGACAGCTGAAAAGATTAAGGCTTGCCTTTCAGAAACAGGGATTAAATTAACCGCGCCATTCATTAGTTCTGTGGATGACACACAAAATACACATGATGACATCAGGAATGATATACCCTCAGCTGAAAAG GGAGACATGGACTCAACACTTCCAGAGGAACAACGAGCAGAGATTATGCAGACCTCCTTACAAGAGTGTTCGTCTACAAATATGGGTGACAACATTGCCAACGACTCAAAAGTTGTAGAAGTCGAGCATGAAAATAATGAAATTAATGCTGAAGTCAGTCAAATGTCAAGCATGCTGTTAAAACCTGACATTGAGAAAACTGCTGAATATGTGAGTGATgaaatggatgaacaaaaattCTCTGAGAAGATCCTACATCCCATAGAAGAAAAATCAGTAGAACAACCGTTTTATGAAGAAAGTTGTGAGGCTGGAGATATTAGTGCGCAACTGAAAGCCGAAGATGACAGTTTAATGAAAATGACAGAAATTCAGGTGGAAAATAAACACATAGCCTTAACAGCAGATCAAGAGGGTAAGTCACCAAAAGACTTAAATTATGAGAAAGAGCGGGATAATGAGGGTATGTCACCCAAAGATGCTCAACAAATTTCTGAAGAGATAATAGAGAGCAGCAACGTAAGTTGTGCAGATGAAGAAGCTGAGCCTACCAGTGAACCCCAGCAATCCTACCAAGAAATATTAGAGCCAAGTCAGATTATACACGAGGGG GCAAATGACTCAAAGGAGAATGCTAATGATAACTCTACTGAAAGAGAAGTCACGAAGTCTACAGAAGAGATGCTGGTTGATAGCAGTTCAACCATTGAAGAGTGCTCAAAACCGATCGAGTCAGAG ACATATGAATCCAAGACTATCAGATCGGAAGATGGTGCTTATGTTGACCAATTGGCTGAACATGCCACAATAGAAGCAACAGAGAAGAGTAGCCAAGTAGGTCTTGCTGCTGTAACAGGACCTGCGAATATACAAGAGAATGATGAGCATCAAACTTCTCAGACAGTGGTAGAAGAGAATGAAACTGTCTCGGAAATGATTAAACAAAAACAGAGTTTCCCAGAGTCTGATTTGCTGCATTTGCAAGAGAAAAATGTAATATCAACAGAATCTAtatcacacgataatgccaataTGACTAACACAGCTCTGGAAGGGGATAATGACGAGAGGGTTGAGTTAAAGGCTGAAGAAACTGGATACAGTTTTGAAGAACAAAACGTTGAAACTGCGACACGTGAACCATATTCCAGTGACCAAATATCTAGCGCAGATGAAATCTCAGTTCCATTCTCAGAAAAAGGAGATTCTGCTATTTCCACAGACAGTGACAATATATCCAGCTTGAATGACCACGGAAATATGGAATCCTTAGATACAGAAGCAAAGCTAGACATGATGCAAGAAGTTGAAAATAAAAGGGAGATTGTTGTGGAAACAGCTTCCAATGACATCACAGAAGAAATTAATGAGGAGTCATATATGCTGTCAGAGAATCAGGTTGACAATTTGACAAATAAGGCCACAGATGAACCCGGCCTTATAGTAGATAGCAGACAGAACATCCCACTCCCAGCGGAAGATCAGATCAACAAGTTAACTGATGTCAGGGAGAAGGCATATGAGTCAGTAGGAGAAAAGAACGCAATTGAAGAAGAAAATGACAGCATACGTTCTCCTGACAAAGACCCTGAAAAAGATTCTGAATCCAACAACGAAGAAATCCAAAATGATAGTAAACCAGGTCAGTCATGTAGAAATGAACCCGACATAGTGAAACATTTGGAGATAGTTAACCCAGAAATTGAAGAGACAAAGTTAGAACAGGGAGAACAAAATCAAGAGAATTCTATTCATAATGATGCAATAGGCCCAGACGAAGATGCTCAGTCAACATTTACAAATATAGGGCCGACCAGCCTTGAAAATCACGAAGTAAAGATTGATGAAATAATGGAAGAAACCGTTTCTGAAATAGAGCAAAAGAATATTGAGAATGTGGAACTCCGCAGTGTTAGGGACGTGACATCAGCAGAAGAG AATATCGAAGATAGCACAAATTCAACAGCTGCTGAAAATAATGTCACATATGAAGACGGTATAAACAAAGGCGATGATCAGAGTGAGAATCAGTCCTTGAATGTCACTTGTGTACAGACTGGAACAGAGGCTGAGGACACAATAAACAAAACGGATGATTCTGAAAAG GAAGTAGACTTACAGTATACGGAGGAAACGCAAAGCACCAGAGATGCTACTGTAGAAAGTTTTCAGAGTGCCATAACTGATGAAATGGAAGATGATAAG AACTTGGAGAATACCAAGGCAGATCCTTCTCAGGAACatgatgaaattaacaataagaacTCAAACTACGATGAAGAATCAAATGAATACAAAGAACAAGAACCCAATGAGGCAAATGAGTTTCATTTAGAAGAGGAAAGTAAAACTGAGGAGGCAAAAACTCAAGTATACGAAGAGGGAAGTTCTAGCAATAAGGAAGGAATTAGAAACGTTGAAGTTTCACAAAGCCAAGATGAATGCAGTAAGGTATATGAGGATGGCATAAATGTTATTGAAGTTGAAGAAACTACAGATAAACAACATCAAGAGCAAGAAGAAAGTAGTGCTTACGGTGAACATGACGGTGTTCTTGCAGACCAG atgaaagcaatgaatgCTGGCATGGACTCTCAGAATGAGATTGAACTGAACACAAGTAACTCAGATGGTGTGCATGTCCAGGAGGATCAAACAGAAAGAGAATCCTGCAAGTATGACGAGATGGATGAATCAGACTCTAGAAAAGATAAAGAGATCATAAGCCAGGAATTTGAACAGGACAAACTCGTCAACGCAATAACAAGTCAGGAATCATCCCCACCTATTGAACCATTAGAACATAACTTAGGAGCTGCAATGGAGGATCCAACAGTAAGCCAGCCTTCTGAAATTGTAGATGACGAATCCCTCAGCGTTGAAGCTAGCCAAGTAGTAGGACTTGAAGCAGAGCAACATATCCAGACAAATGAATATCCTGAGCAAGAAAATGATATCTCTGCAGATACG CAGATCATTCAAGGTGATTCTGCTGAACATATCACAAATTCTGCTATTGGCTATGAAGACAGCACAACATTTGCTGAGGCCGGACCTGGAAGTGCTGACCACCTCAAGATTGTGGACAGCAAAGATGATGAACATGCTGAAAATATTCAGGAATCAGAAAGTGAGAATCAAGGTTTGGCTTCGAAGGAAGTGGATACTGCGATAGAGGCAAACAAAGATGATAATTTTGACCAG TTGCCAAAGGATCTTCAGCATAACAATGATGCTCAAAATTTTGAAAACGAAGGAGCTCAGAAAGATGGCCAACAAGTGTTATTGGAAGCAGGATCAGATGTAGAG GAGTTTCAGGAAATGAATGCCAATCCTATGGAACTTAGTGAGAACACTGGAGCTGAATCAGACAATATTGAAGTCCAAAATGATGGAGGGGATGATGAAGAAGGTGTGCGTGATGATACTGCTAAGACAGTCCCAGTAACGGACCCAAAGATAGAAGGTGATTTATCCACAGGGATTCCCTCTCAAAGTGGAAAGCTAGATCAGGAGATTAATGCTGACAACCCTGTCACAAGCCGAGATGAAGACACTGGGGAGTCAAGTGAAGCGATGCAAATAGTTGACATCCGTGAGGAAGTATCAGCTGATTGTCATGTCTCGTCTACGGATCCTGGCACGGATATTCAGCAAGAGAATGAAAATAACACAGCTAGCTTGGATTGTCAGCAAGATCAGGAGGATCAAAGAGGACATGAATCTTTCAAGAACAGTAAAATGGATGAGTCACAGCCAGAGAAAGATATAGAGCTCATTAACCAGGGATTTGAACAGGAAAGTATCAGCAGTGAAATGCCATGCCAAGAAACTTCCGCAACCATTGAAGCATTAAGACAAGACATAGGAACCGCAATAGATGATCATACACAAAACGAGCCTTCTGAGATTGCAAATGACAAGGTTCACATTGTTGAAGTTAGCAAAGAAGCAGACTTGGAAACAGAGCAACATAATCAAACAAATGAAGAACCTGAACATGAAAATGAAATTTCTGCAGAAGAG AGCATGGACGTTGAGAACCGTGAATTTATCCCAGAATCAGCAGAACTAAGAGAAGTGAATATCACCAAGAATGAGACAATTAATAGCAGAACAGCGGATCTAGGTTCAAACACTGTTGAAGACCTTAGTGGAAGCGAAAATACAAACTTGGAAGTTTCAGAAAAGGTGATAAACTTGGATGAGGATCCCAAAGTTAACACAGAAGTCATGACTCAG GACAAGAGCGTTGAGAACCGTGAATTAGTCCCAGAATCAGCAGAGCTAGCAGAAGATAATGACACCGAGAATGAGGCAATTAGTAGCAGAGCAATGGATCTAGGTCGAAGCACTGTTGAAGACCTTAGTGGAAATGAAGGTACAAACTCGGAAATTTCACAAAAGGTGACAAGCTTGGACGAGGATCCCAGAGTTAACACAGATGCCGTGCCTAAG GACATGAGCGTTGAGAACCGTGAATTAGTCCCAGAATCAGCAGAACAAGCAGAGGAGAATAACACCGAGAATGAGATAATAAATAGAAGAGCAGAAGATCTAGGTTCAAACACTATTGAAGACAGTGGAAACGAAAACACAAACTTGGAAATTTCACAAAAGGAGATTAACACAGAAGATGTACATCAG GACATGGACGTTGAGGACCAAGAATTAATCCCAGAATCAACAAAACAAAGAGAAGAGAATAACGCCGAGAATGAGGCAATAAATAGCAGAGCAGCGGATCTAGGTTCAAACACTGTCGAAGACCTTAGTGGAAACGAAAACATATACTCCGAAATTTCACAAAAGGTTGCAAAATTGGACGAGGATCCCAGAGTAAACACAGAAGTCATGCCTCAG GACGTGAGCGTTGAGAACCGTGAATTAATCCCAGAATCAGTAGAATTAACAGAAGAGAATAACACCGAGAATGAAGCAGTTAATAGCAGAGCAGAAGATCTAGGTCTGAACACGGTTGAAGATAGAGGAAACGAAAACACAAACCTTGAAATATCACAGACGGAGATGGAGATAAGCTTGAACGAGAATCCAATATTAAACAGAGAAGTTGTACTTCAG GTCATGAACGTTGAGAGTCACGAAATAATCCCAGAATTAACAGAACTCAGAGAAGAGAATAACACTGAGAATGAGGCAACCAAGAGCAGAGGAGAGGATCTACGTTCAAACACTATTGAAGACCTTGCTGGATACGAAAATACAAACCCAGAAATTCCACAAAATGAGATAAACTCGGATGAGGATCCCACAGTTAACACAGAAGTTGTGCCTCGG GACATTGAAGTTGAGAACCACAAATTAATCCCAGAATCAACAGAACTAAGAGAGGAGAATAACACCAACAACGAGGCAATTAATATCAGAGCAGAAGATGACCTGAGTGGAAACGAAAATACAAACTCAGAGATGTCCCAGAAAGTGACAAACTTGAACGAGGATCCCAAACTTAGCACAGAAGTCATGCCTCAG GACATGAGCGTTGAGGACCACGGCTTTATCTCAGAATCAACAGAACTAAGAGAAGAGAATAACACCGAGAATGAAGCAGCTAATAGCATAGCAAAGGCTCTAGGTTCAAACACTGTTGAAGACCTTAGTGgaaacaaaaatacaaattcgGAAATTTCACAAAAGGAGATAAACTTGGACGAGAATCCCATAGTTGACACAGAAGTTGTGCTTCAG GACATGAGCGTTGAGAACCGTGCATTAGTCCCAGAATCAGCAGAACTAAAAGAAGAGAATAATACCAAGAATGAGGCAATAAATAGCAGAGCAGAGGATCTAGGTTCAAACACTGTGGAAGATAGTGGAAATGAAAATACAAACTTGGAAATTTCACAAAAGGAAATAAGTTTGAATGAAAATCCAACAGTCAACACAGACGTGGTACTTCAG GACATGGACGTGGAGAGCCACGAATTAATCCCAGAATCAACAGAACTAAGAGAAGAGAATAGCACTGAGAATGAGGCAATTAAGTGTAGGGCAGTGGGTCTAGGTTCAAACACTGTTGAAGACCATAGTGGAAACGAAAACACAAACTCGGAAACTTCACAAAAGTTGACAAACTTGGACGAAGAGAAAAACACAGAAGTCATGCCTCAG GTCATGGATGATGAGAACCTCGAATTTATCCCAGAATCAACAGATATAAGAAAAGAGAATAACACCGAGAATGAGGCAATTAATGGCAGAGGAGAGGATCTAGGTTCAAACACTATTGAAGACCTTACTGGAAACGAAAACACAAACTTGGAAATTTCACAAAGGGAGATATACTCAGAAGAGGATCCCACAGTAATCAAAGAAATTGTGCCTCGG GACATGGACGTTGAGAACCACGAATTAATCCCAGAATCAACAGAACTAAGAGAGGAGAATAACACCGAGAATGAGGCAATTAATAGCAAAGCAGCGGATCTAGGTTCAAACACTGTTGAAGACCTTAGTGGAAATGAAAATACAAACTCGGAAATGTCCCAAAAGGTGACAAACTTGGACGAGGATCCCAGAGTTGACACAGAAGTCGTGCCTCGG GACGTGGATGTTGGGGACCACGAAATTATCCCAGAATCAACAGAGAATACCACCGAGAATGAGGCAATTAATAGCAAAGCAGATGATCTAGGCTCAAACACTATAGAAGATTCTAGTGGAAACGAAAACACAAACTTGGAAATTTCACAAAAGGAGATAAGTTTGAACGAGGATCCCATAGTTGAGACAGAAGGTGTGCTTCAG GACATGGACGTTGAGAACCACAAATTTATCCCAGAATCAACAGAACTAATAGAAGAGAATAACACCGAGAATGAGGCAATTAAGAGCAAAGCAGAGGAATCAGGTCCAAACACTGCTGGAGACCTTGGTGGAAATGAAAACACAAACTCAGAAATGTCACAAATAAACTTGGATGAGGATCCCATAGTTAAGGTAAAAGAGCTTCAG ACCATGGAGAAAATTCAGGACGATGAGGAACCCGAAAACACTGAACGAGAAATTACACAGGAAGGTTCTCAGCACACTCTTGCAGAAGAGCATACAATTGACCAG GAAAAACCAATTGACACAGCTGATACTTCCCAGCTAGAGAATGAAGAAAAGACTTGCATGTACGATGAAGAAATTCAAGAGGTTAAAGAAACACATGAACAATGCAAATTCAATGAAATGAATGAATCAGTCACtttcaaaaataaggaaattgaaaGTCAAGGATTTGAAGATGATTGCACTAGCAAACGAAAAGAAAACGAGCAAACTCCTATGCATTCTGAAGCATCTGGACAAAATGTAGGAGCTGAAACGCCTAATCAGGATAATGAAGAGTGTAGAATAGATGCTTTCGAGGTAATTAACGCACAAGAAGTGGCAGAGCATGATGAGCATAGAAACGAGGCTTTATTAGACAAAATCAATGAACAGGAG GTCATATGTCCCAATGCTTCAAGTTCAGGAAATGAAATGGACACAAGTGCAGAACAGACGACAGAACCACCACTAGAAATAAGTCAGACAAACAATGCTGACCAAGGCCCCGAACTAGGTGTTTATGAACAAAGCATCGAAGGAAATGAGGAGGAGGATAAACTAGACTCCAACAAACCTAAGTTCAACATGGAAATGGTTGTCAATCCAATTGAAGAAAGTCAACTCAAAGATGACAGAGAGAACGAAATAAACGGACAACCTACACAAACTCAATCTGGAAATGGGATTTCAACAGCTATTGAACCAAGCCAATATATACAAGAGTGTGAACCAAATGATGCCAAACAAGACGGAAATGTTTCAAATGTGACAAAGTCCTATATAGATGGCCACAGTATTGATGAAAGTACCCCAGATGAGACTGTGCAAACACAAGGAAAGCAACCAGTTGAACCACAAGAGAACATTTTAGAACCATCATCTCCTTCCGAAGCTACAAGCACAACTCAAGGTAAAGAAGACTGCTCGGTGACTTTGCAAGATCTGAATAAAGAGAAGGAAGAGGATCCCATACCAGAAAAGGCAACACAAAGAGAGCTACAAGTATCCTCTGGTTTTGAGCTATATGGGGACTTGCCTTATAAACCAGCAGTTGGAGATGTGAGTAAAACAGAAGAATATTTAGTTCCAGAAGCTCAAGGTGCTAACGATACCCTAGACAATGAAAAGATGGAACCTCGTAGCTGTACAAGTAGTTGCTCACACGAGATCAACAGTGATGCCGATCAGTTTCAGCATAATTCCCAGCAGACCGCTAGAATTTCTTGTGCAGATGAGCCATCCATCAGATCAGTTTCAGAAAATTATGGACATGCCTCCGAGGAAGTCACCGAGAATCAAGAAGAAACAAAAAGTCCAGAGCAATTAATAGAGTTGAATAATGAACAGACTATGGAAGATATCATTGACGGAAGCGGTCGCCAGGCAGTGAAGAGTGAGATGACTGTAGAAGAAAGTAAGAGCGGGGAGAATTATGGACCACACGGTACATCAGCATATGACTCAACTGAAGAG AAACAGGTAGCTGCTGGCTCTATAGAGATAGTCGAAAGATCCTCAGAACCAGTACCCTTCAAAGAAAGCAAAAGGGATGAAGATGAGACTACGGAAGAGAAAGAAGAAACAAGTGCAGATGCTGAGAGTCATGAACCTGAATTCTACAAAATTGACAATGATGCCGACAGATATGAAAAGACATTAAGCAGCACAGAATGCAACACCAAATCAGATGAGTGTTCCATCACCATCAGTAAGAATTCAAAAGAG ATCTCTGAAGAACCACACATCCTTGTCACACCCACAAGTTTGGAAGGAGAAGCTGTTGGGGAAAATTTCCAACAAAGTACATCGGAAGAAAGAACAGAAAATGAG GTAACGCCTATGGAACCCAAGATGCATGCTTCTGAGCTATTACATCAGATGAATGTTCCTAAGCCAGATAATATGGACGACGAAAAGGGAAAACAGCAAGAATCAGCAAAGGGCCTGGAGTGTTGCTCAACTCTGGAGTCTCAACAAGGGAATGACAGAACATTGTTCACTGAAATGGAGGTACCAGAAAATCCGAGTTCAAGAGAAACAGATTCAAGTCACTTCAAAGCAAAGTTGAAGGTAGACGAAATACAAAGTGAAGGCATATTTCCAAATGAAAGTGATGTGCACATGGATTGCCAAGAAAAAGAGAAAATTAGCACCGCTGAAATAATAGCGAGCCATATATGCCAGGAAATTGAAACAGAGGAGAAACTAAATCAACCATCATCTGAGCATCAGAATCAGAGACCTGAAACTAGTACGTTAGTTACAGATGCAAATGACGACCATCACCTGAAACTAGAACAACCATCATTTGGAGAGGAAGTGCTGCATGAAGAGAGTACAGAAAACAGTTTCAGGTCTTTTGATAATCCAACCAAAATTGTATGCGCTCCAGAAGAAAGGGAAATTGAACACCCAAGTTTGGAAGTTGAGCCAGATAGAGACTTGGAGCAAACACAAGATTTGAACGAAAAACTTAGAACAATGGATAACTCAGTAAGGACAGACCCTAATGAACTGCCATCAGAGTTTCAAGGTGTTGAATCTAGTGCAGAAGTAGAGAGTGATAAAGAGGACTCTACACTAGAAAGACTGAATGTTAAGGAAGTCTGCCATTTGAATGAAAAAAGAGAGACTGACGAATCCTCTCAACTTAACTTTAAATCACAACCAATTTTTGGAGAAAACCTAGTAAACTCATGCGAGACATCAGAAGAAATCGGTAATGATACACAGCTCCAAACAGTAAAAAATGAGCTCATGGGTGAAGGCAGTCCTTCGAACTTTGAAGTATATGAAGCTGTAGTGACTGATGCTGCAAGAGAAGAGGAGATGCACGAAGTAAATACA ACGGTTTCCAGTGAAGACCGTGCATTGGAGCAACCTTCCCTGCCCACAACAAAGTCATGTGATGAAACAAAGAAACCTCTGATAGCAGATGAACATTCAGCAAATACCACATTCAGTGTTTCACAAGTTTCTGGCATAAATAACCCACCACCTACTGAAACAAATGCAACAGAAGAGAAG GTCTCAGAAGAGCAACCGATGAAAAAAGTGAGCAATCATGACAGCAATACTCCACAGACAATGCAGATTGATAAAGAAGAGCAGCTCCAAGAAAATTATGATGACTTACACCAGTCATCTCGTCTCCAAGAATTGTGCGGAAAAGACTCGGTAAATATGAGGATTGACGAGCCTGTTGATACCGTAGATGTCCTTTACAATGGAATGAATGTAGAGAACTTCACTAAAGAAGGATCCGTATCAAGTATGAATGAAGTTCCCTCGCTTGAACCAGTGCAATCACTCACTAAGAGTAAAGAAGAAATAGCAGATGAAAAATACAATGAAACGGAGGAAAAGCCAATGCTTCCGTCAATCATTGACGAGAAGAAATCAGGAGAGTGGGTTGTTGTTTCACAAACTCTGCAAGACGACGCAAAAAGGGCAGCAGATGAACCAAAAACTGAGAAGGAGAAAGAAGACACGGAGAATGACCATGGCGAGGAAGATTCAGAGCTGATACCAATGATCTCAGAAGCTTCAAGAGATATCGAACTTAAGACACAGAATAAAAAATCACTGCACATACTGTCAGGTATGGGTTCAAAGATGAAAAATTCAATTTCAAAGGTGAAAAAGGCCATGGCTTGCGCATCTCCTCAGTTTTCACCAGACGACGTAATCATCAAGTTAAATAAAAGTAAGAAAAGTTAA